Proteins co-encoded in one Malus sylvestris chromosome 7, drMalSylv7.2, whole genome shotgun sequence genomic window:
- the LOC126628295 gene encoding transcriptional activator DEMETER-like, with protein MKFGRGFSVPQDDDLRFMDPWVPMTPEKLILAKDHPIPVDHRRNLLQGANWQQQLTGISREHVPVSVNYNGMNQDVSPNGQLLRNGGQYSSDGSLAKENLMINHSAGSFTQLLHGDISCWNNNPMTQLLHDKAAYVASANMNLGRSVDIAANTPLIPKLHPQSGNQGHNLGSYLLTKQNCSISYPSSNMMSRSLVMDFPFPVDNSRRDSNSFHWLFGNQNHCSSLSSNLLSNGDSSSQISQYGFLPSYDLNSLPSTEGDTASGVAGQLQFTTNEAKNLENDQLSAMLKSLTDESARKEKGKQVLSIEDEATQKNGDGRLQNIVESSSAAISTQYDKNKESGRGGDRGIDLNKTPQQKPPKRRKHRPKVIVEGKPKRTPKPATPKNTESKETRLEKRKYARKNVQKESPSQLAEVTRETAGPTAGKSAKSCRRVLHFDLEKTVDENLCRDIGQQENKRTFDLNFDSQGTHAGTETNQVLTEKAAERSVLLNELMVDKHIPSTKRNPIPSMSLVPNNYTFRPESQASASLLATAKDMHLKNSHVMRRRTKTANSDLCQRKCRDEDTPVQQHTHAEGIGQDVIRAEIRCENLQKTKENVNQGDSLLKILSLPSEGRGSKREFFQTAEHPCRFTNNPPSSLSFQEILQLDRIQKSSGTPSKDCSGSRKKKKVENGQLSISNMPSKVTAVEKCLGKVDRTGENNLNSNGFAWKNHTILSSYFENNKMIDRENKGISKFMTDRYAYSITSGNGFLHRPISSKSNSCQGSTQVLSFSTHSTSQTCNQLASSPSKKSFQLGTKLVSHDNMSAKKQAGGTTVLKISSGTDQVPQEKDASYDYQQPSAIAIGFPIRTKSTIPIDDIIHQFNGLNLNGSCSEILEQENALVPYKGDGTIAPFKGIIKKRKSRPRVELDPETNRIWNLLMGKEGSEGVERTDNEKEKYWEDERKVFQGRVDSFIARMHLVQGDRRFSKWKGSVVDSVIGVFLTQNVSDHLSSSAFMSLAARFPLQSSNHQAPHKVGTNILVKEPEVRMTSPDDATKWHKDISSQPIYCQISRTLHESAENQRDGENSLTERNLDEAHSQCFEEEFVSSQDSIESSVTQGAVGIRSYQVSNLETEDPITGCQPNKIPISISTYQQMEKATMFQDFYRQVNGSSLLDDGSKNAQMEYSQIKTRLDKINHLTGSSFTNPINLDDENIQVPVVPSSNNQLHMYPNSGEPEPWRFGNFSEDSISSWPSTASRFNIEHDKYKNLRNEELLGSVVNSSMQQNGLRRSQEMPPVDPYALFRQHSIDLKNSSETRPSTGHNPSNYSHQRKGNLTFQLESTSVREPEKHAESLQRNKSVSMQHVENVGDLSKKSFNVVDGRQIHMKNQSIDSNVQEQLYSYSQSQKETSKKSSKRRKGKADSEKKNDVNWDILRKQVQANGRKKERNKDATDSLDYEALKNANVKEISEAIKERGMNIMLAERIQEFLNRLVREHGSIDLEWLRDVPPDKAKDYLLSIQGLGLKSVECVRLLTLHHLAFPVDTNVGRIAVRLGWVPLQPLPESLQLHLLEMYPMLESIQKYLWPRLCKLDQLTLYELHYQMITFGKVFCTKSKPNCNACPMRGECRHFASAFASARLALPGPEEKSIVSSSVPIAAEINPTLAVTPMSLPPPEINSFQIAGAEINNCEPIIEEPASPEQEFTELSQSDIEDLFYEDPDEIPTIKLNMEQFTSTLQNYMQEKMELQEGDMSKALVALTSEAAFIPTPKLKNVSRLRTEHQVYELPDSHPLLKGMDRREPDDPSPYLLSIWTPGETANSIQPPESRCGSEDQHKLCNEKTCFSCNSIREERSQTVRGTILIPCRTAMRGSFPLNGTYFQVNEMFADHESSHNPIDVPRGWIWNLPRRTVCFGTSVSTIFRGLSTEGIQYCFWRGYVCVRGFERKTRAPRPLMPRLHFPASKLTRTQNEGNKQH; from the exons ATGAAGTTTGGAAGGGGATTTTCGGTTCCCCAAGATGACGATCTTCGGTTCATGGATCCATGGGTACCCATGACTCCAGAGAAGCTGATTCTGGCAAAGGATCATCCAATACCAGTCGACCACCGCAGGAACCTCCTGCAAGGAGCAAACTGGCAGCAACAACTAACTGGAATTTCAAGGGAACATGTACCGGTCAGTGTCAACTACAATGGCATGAACCAAGATGTTAGCCCAAATGGACAGCTACTTAGAAATGGAGGGCAATATAGTTCTGATGGAAGTCTGgctaaggaaaatctgatgatCAATCACTCTGCAGGCTCATTCACGCAGTTGTTGCACGGTGACATCTCGTGTTGGAACAACAATCCAATGACGCAACTGCTGCATGATAAGGCAGCTTATGTTGCCTCCGCAAACATGAATCTGGGCAGAAGCGTGGACATAGCAGCAAACACGCCGCTAATTCCCAAGTTGCATCCTCAATCGGGAAACCAAGGACACAACTTGGGAAGTTACTTGCTCACCAAGCAAAATTGCAGCATTTCATATCCTTCAAGTAACATGATGAGCAGGTCCTTGGTTATGGACTTTCCATTCCCAGTTGACAACAGTCGGCGAGATTCCAACTCATTCCATTGGTTATTCGGAAACCAAAATCACTGCTCAAGTTTGAGCTCAAACCTGTTGAGTAATGGTGACAGTTCATCCCAGATAAGTCAAT ATGGTTTCCTACCAAGCTATGATCTAAACTCCTTGCCAAGTACAGAAGGCGACACTGCCTCAGGTGTTGCCGGCCAACTCCAATTCACAACAAATGAGGCCAAGAATTTGGAGAACGACCAGCTTTCTGCAATGCTGAAATCCTTGACGGACGAAAGTGCTAGGAAGGAAAAAGGCAAGCAGGTCTTGTCTATAGAAGATGAAGCAACTCAAAAAAATGGTGATGGCCGCTTGCAGAACATTGTGGAGTCGTCATCTGCAGCCATTTCTACACAGTACGACAAAAACAAAGAGTCTGGCAGGGGAGGTGACAGAGGGATTGATCTGAATAAGACGCCCCAACAGAAACCACCCAAGCGAAGAAAACACAGGCCGAAAGTAATTGTTGAGGGTAAGCCCAAAAGGACGCCAAAACCTGCAACTCCAAAGAATACAGAGTCCAAGGAGACCCGACTGGAAAAGAGGAAGTATGCAAGAAAGAATGTCCAAAAGGAATCCCCAAGTCAATTGGCTGAGGTAACACGGGAGACAGCAGGCCCTACTGCTGGAAAAAGTGCAAAATCATGCAGAAGAGTTTTGCATTTTGATTTGGAAAAGACCGTGGATGAAAACCTATGCAGAGATATTGGTCAGCAAGAGAACAAGAGGACttttgatttgaattttgactCTCAAGGGACACATGCGGGCACTGAAACGAACCAGGTTTTGACTGAAAAGGCAGCTGAGCGAAGTGTCCTACTGAACGAATTGATGGTAGATAAGCATATCCCAAGCACTAAGAGGAACCCTATCCCTTCCATGAGTCTTGTGCCAAATAACTATACATTCCGGCCAGAAAGCCAAGCATCTGCATCCCTGCTTGCTACAGCAAAAGACATGCATCTGAAAAACTCACATGTCATGAGGAGACGTACAAAGACTGCAAATTCTGATCTATGCCAGAGAAAATGCAGAGATGAAGACACTCCTGTGCAGCAACATACCCATGCTGAAGGAATAGGCCAAGATGTCATTCGAGCAGAGATTAGATGTGAAAACCTTCAGAAGACTAAAGAAAATGTCAACCAGGGTGATTCTTTACTAAAAATTCTCTCCCTTCCAAGTGAAGGAAGGGGATCCAAGAGGGAATTTTTTCAAACTGCTGAGCACCCTTGTCGTTTTACCAACAATCCACCAAGTTCACTGTCATTCCAAGAGATACTTCAATTGGATAGAATTCAGAAAAGCAGTGGCACTCCCAGCAAAGATTGTTCAGGAAGTCGtaagaagaagaaagttgaGAATGGACAATTGAGCATCAGTAATATGCCTAGTAAAGTTACGGCAGTTGAAAAGTGTCTGGGAAAAGTTGATAGAACAGGGGAAAATAATCTCAATTCAAATGGATTTGCATGGAAGAACCATACAATACTGAGTTCTTACTTTGAAAATAACAAAATGATTGACAGGGAGAACAAAGGGATCAGCAAGTTTATGACTGACAGGTATGCCTACTCCATCACTTCTGGGAATGGTTTTCTACATCGGCCAATCTCATCCAAATCAAATTCATGCCAAGGTTCCACTCAAGTTCTTAGCTTTTCCACCCATTCAACAAGTCAAACATGTAACCAACTAGCCTCATCACCTTCTAAAAAATCCTTTCAGCTAGGAACCAAGCTGGTATCTCATGATAATATGTCAGCAAAGAAGCAGGCTGGGGGAACTACTGTATTGAAAATTTCATCAGGTACAGATCAAGTCCCGCAAGAGAAGGATGCCTCGTATGATTACCAGCAACCTTCTGCAATTGCAATTG GGTTTCCAATAAGAACAAAAAGTACAATACCAATAGATGATATCATACATCAATTTAATGGTCTCAACCTCAATGGAAGCTGCAGCGAAATTCTAGAGCAGGAGAATGCACTTGTTCCTTACAAAGGAGATGGTACAATTGCTCCCTTTAAAGGTATTATTAAGAAACGTAAGTCGAGGCCGAGAGTAGAGCTTGACCCAGAAACAAATAGGATATGGAATCTATTGATGGGCAAGGAGGGAAGCGAAGGTGTTGAAAGAACTGATAATGAGAAGGAGAAGTATTGGGAAGACGAAAGAAAGGTTTTCCAAGGACGAGTTGACTCATTCATTGCACGCATGCACCTTGTTCAAG GAGACAGACGTTTTTCAAAATGGAAGGGATCAGTTGTTGACTCAGTGATTGGAGTTTTCCTTACCCAGAATGTTTCAGACCATCTATCAAG CTCTGCCTTCATGTCATTGGCAGCACGGTTTCCGCTTCAGTCAAGCAATCACCAAGCTCCACACAAGGTTGGAACAAACATCTTGGTTAAAGAACCAGAAGTTCGAATGACAAGTCCAGATGATGCCACCAAATGGCATAAAGATATATCAAGTCAACCAATCTACTGCCAGATTTCTAGGACACTCCATGAATCTGCAGAAAATCAGAGAGACGGTGAGAACTCATTGACAGAAAGGAATTTAGATGAGGCACATAGCCAATGTTTTGAGGAAGAATTTGTATCGTCTCAAGATTCTATTGAATCCTCAGTcactcaaggagctgtaggaatCAGATCATACCAAGTGTCCAACTTGGAAACAGAAGATCCTATCACTGGATGCCAGCCCAACAAGATTCCCATTTCCATTTCAACGTATCAACAAATGGAGAAAGCGACCATGTTTCAGGACTTTTACCGTCAAGTGAATGGAAGCTCACTATTAGATGATGGATCCAAGAATGCGCAAATGGAATATTCACAGATAAAGACACGATTAGACAAAATCAATCATCTCACTGGCAGTTCTTTCACAAATCCAATCAATCTTGATGATGAAAATATCCAAGTACCAGTTGTTCCTTCCAGCAACAATCAATTGCACATGTACCCAAATTCTGGAGAGCCAGAGCCATGGAGATTTGGAAATTTCAGTGAGGACAGCATATCCTCTTGGCCTTCAACTGCTTCCAGGTTCAATATTGAACATGACAAGTACAAGaacttaagaaatgaagaactGTTAGGAAGTGTTGTTAATTCCTCTATGCAACAGAATGGTCTTAGGAGATCTCAAGAAATGCCACCAGTGGACCCGTATGCATTGTTCAGACAGCACTCAATAGACCTGAAAAACAGTTCTGAAACAAGGCCAAGCACTGGGCATAATCCTTCCAACTACAGTCATCAACGAAAGGGGAACCTAACCTTCCAATTAGAAAGCACGTCAGTCAGAGAGCCTGAAAAACATGCTGAATCACTTCAGAGAAATAAGAGTGTTAGCATGCAGCATGTCGAAAATGTCGGTGATCTCAGTAAAAAATCTTTCAACGTCGTTGACGGTAGGCAAATACACatgaaaaatcaatcaattgaTTCAAATGTACAGGAGCAACTATATTCATATAGTCAGTCGCAAAAAGAGACAAGTAAAAAATcttcaaaaagaagaaaaggaaaggccGACAGTGAGAAAAAGAACGATGTTAACTGGGACATCCTGAGAAAGCAGGTGCAGGCCAATGGtaggaaaaaggaaagaaataaaGACGCAACGGACTCACTGGACTATGAAGCACTAAAAAATGCTAATGTAAAAGAAATTTCTGAGGCAATCAAGGAGCGAGGGATGAACATCATGCTAGCGGAACGGATCCAG GAATTCCTAAACCGACTGGTTAGAGAACATGGAAGCATCGATCTGGAATGGTTAAGAGATGTTCCTCCTGATAAAGCAAA GGATTATCTATTAAGCATACAAGGATTGGGATTGAAAAGTGTGGAATGCGTCCGGCTTTTAACACTTCACCACCTTGCTTTCCCG GTTGACACTAATGTTGGAAGGATAGCAGTAAGACTGGGATGGGTCCCCCTCCAACCCTTACCTGAATCGCTTCAGTTACACCTCCTAGAAAT GTACCCAATGCTGGAGTCAATTCAAAAGTATCTATGGCCAAGATTATGCAAACTTGACCAACTAACGCT TTATGAGCTGCACTACCAGATGATTACATTTGGAAAG GTTTTCTGCACAAAGAGTAAACCAAATTGCAATGCATGTCCAATGAGAGGAGAATGCAGACACTTCGCAAGTGCTTTTGCAAG TGCTAGGCTTGCCCTGCCAGGTCCAGAAGAGAAGAGCATTGTGAGTTCAAGTGTTCCAATTGCAGCCGAGATAAACCCTACATTAGCTGTCACCCCCATGTCACTGCCTCCACCAGAAATCAACTCATTCCAGATAGCAGGTGCTGAGATTAACAACTGTGAACCGATCATCGAAGAACCAGCATCGCCAGAACAAGAGTTCACTGAGCTATCACAAAGTGACATTGAAGACTTGTTCTATGAGGATCCTGACGAgattccaaccatcaaactcaACATGGAACAGTTCACATCGACATTACAGAACTATATGCAAGAGAAGATGGAGCTCCAAGAAGGTGACATGTCCAAGGCTTTAGTTGCCTTGACTTCAGAAGCTGCTTTTATTCCTACACCCAAGCTAAAGAATGTCAGTCGACTACGAACAGAGCACCAAGT GTATGAACTACCAGATTCACATCCACTCTTAAAAGGG ATGGACAGACGGGAACCAGATGATCCAAGCCCTTACCTTCTTTCTATATGGACACCAG GTGAGACTGCAAATTCAATTCAACCACCAGAAAGCAGGTGTGGCTCCGAAGACCAACACAAATTGTGCAATGAGAAGACATGTTTTTCATGCAATAGTATAAGAGAAGAAAGGTCACAAACAGTCAGAGGGACGATTCTG ATACCTTGTAGAACAGCAATGAGAGGGAGCTTTCCACTCAACGGCACATATTTCCAAGTTAATGAG ATGTTCGCAGATCATGAGTCTAGTCACAACCCAATTGATGTTCCAAGGGGgtggatatggaatttgccaagaCGGACTGTATGCTTTGGAACTTCTGTATCAACAATATTCAGAG GTCTATCAACAGAGGGAATTCAATACTGCTTTTGGAGAG GATATGTGTGTGTGAGGggatttgaaagaaaaacaagagCACCGCGACCCTTAATGCCCAGACTGCATTTTCCTGCAAGTAAGTTGACCAGGACACAAAATGAAGGGAACAAACAGCACTGA
- the LOC126628283 gene encoding glucomannan 4-beta-mannosyltransferase 9-like, translating into MEAMQGGQIGLVLQQAKAPLIVPLLKLVVVLCLGMSVMLFVEKVYMGIVITLIKLFRRKPEKKWKWEAVKDDVELGNSAYPMVLVQIPMYNEKEVYQLSIGAACGLSWPSDRIIIQVLDDSTDPATKDLVELEVQRWASKGININYEIRGNRNGYKAGALKEGMKHSYVKQCDYVAIFDADFQPEPDFLWRTIPFLIHNPEVALVQTRWKFVNSDECLMTRIQEMSLDYHFTVEQEVGSATHAFFGFNGTAGVWRIAALNDAGGWKDRTTVEDMDLAVRASLGGWKFVYLSDVKVKNELPSTFKAYRYQQHRWSCGPANLFRKMVMEIVRNKKVSPMKKFHVIYSFFFVRKIVAHIVTFVFYCIILPATVLVPEVQVPIWGAVYIPSIITLLNAVGTPRSLHLMIFWILFENVMSLHRTKATFIGLFEAGRVNEWVVTEKLGDALKTKSGGKAARRPRSRIGERLHMLELIVGFYLFFCGCYDLAFGKNGYFIFLFIQSIAFFIAGVGYVGTFVPNS; encoded by the exons ATGGAGGCAATGCAAGGAGGGCAAATTGGGTTGGTTTTGCAGCAAGCTAAGGCGCCGCTAATCGTACCGTTGCTGAAGTTGGTGGTGGTTTTGTGCTTGGGTATGTCTGTGATGCTTTTTGTGGAGAAGGTGTACATGGGCATTGTCATAACGTTGATTAAGCTGTTTAGAAGAAAGCCTGAGAAGAAGTGGAAATGGGAGGCCGTTAAGGATGATGTTGAGCTTGGAAACTCAGCTTATCCTATGGTTCTTGTGCAAATTCCAATGTACAATGAAAAAGAG GTTTACCAGCTATCAATTGGAGCGGCATGTGGGCTTTCCTGGCCATCTGACAGGATCATCATTCAAGTTCTTGATGATTCAACAGATCCAGCCACCAAG GATTTGGTGGAACTAGAAGTGCAAAGATGGGCAAGCAAAGGaataaacataaattacgagatCAGAGGCAACAGAAATGGGTACAAGGCAGGGGCTCTGAAAGAAGGAATGAAGCACAGTTATGTCAAACAGTGTGATTATGTTGCCATCTTTGATGCTGACTTCCAACCTGAGCCTGATTTTCTCTGGCGCACCATTCCGTTTCTTATCCACAACCCTGAAGTTGCTCTTGTCCAAACTCGCTGGAAATTTG TAAATTCTGATGAGTGCTTGATGACAAGAATACAAGAGATGTCACTGGATTACCATTTCACAGTGGAGCAAGAAGTGGGGTCTGCAACTCATGCCTTCTTCGGTTTCAATG GCACGGCTGGTGTCTGGAGAATTGCAGCACTTAATGATGCCGGAGGATGGAAGGACCGAACAACTGTGGAGGATATGGATTTAGCTGTCCGCGCTAGTCTCGGAGGCTGGAAATTCGTATATCTTTCTGACGTTAAG GTGAAAAATGAATTGCCAAGTACTTTCAAAGCTTACCGTTATCAACAGCACCGATGGTCTTGTGGCCCTGCTAATCTCTTCCGAAAGATGGTAATGGAGATTGTAAGAAACAAG AAGGTGTCCCCAATGAAGAAGTTTCATGTGATCTACAGCTTTTTCTTTGTTCGCAAAATTGTAGCGCATATTGTTACATTTGTGTTCTACTGTATCATTTTACCAGCTACTGTTTTGGTTCCTGAAGTTCAAGTTCCCATTTGGGGTGCTGTTTACATTCCATCCATCATTACTCTCCTCAACGCCGTTGGAACTCCAAG ATCACTCCACCTTATGATTTTCTGGATCCTCTTCGAGAATGTCATGTCTCTGCACCGTACCAAGGCAACATTTATAGGTCTATTTGAAGCAGGGAGAGTAAATGAATGGGTCGTCACGGAGAAACTGGGAGATGCTCTCAAGACAAAATCAGGAGGAAAAGCTGCGAGGAGACCTCGATCAAGGATTGGAGAAAG ACTGCATATGCTTGAGCTCATTGTTGGATTCTACCTCTTCTTCTGCGGGTGCTATGATCTTGCCTTTGGAAAGAACGGCTACTTCATCTTCCTATTCATCCAATCTATTGCATTCTTCATCGCAGGGGTTGGTTACGTTGGCACCTTTGTCCCCAACTCATAG
- the LOC126628286 gene encoding uncharacterized protein LOC126628286 isoform X2: MSFSTVKIESLLGMITVKLHDDNFVKWNYQFQSVLRGYDLFDFYDGESQCPPKFCVTDGAGVTKEISTAYKEWVKTDVSLLSLLIATLSDGAMDYVIGCKSSHEAWKCIQERYASVSVVKINQLKTEFHTIQKGADSVDKYLLRLKGIRDQLVAAGEKVTENDLVIAALSGLPSEFETIRTIILARDTPISLTDFRAQLLGAEASVESRVQSLSQSLAAMSVQGHVSHSQGQFQSYKKGESSGLKRSQDNTFDDDGRFHGGSGYGSNGGNNFRSNNGNNGGNNFRSFNKRYNGGGNNFRSNPGNRFGSTFPHDNGKGSQFTGPQNSSGGSKQSNSWSGNTNYISAISPECQICSRRGHTAPNCYYRTDSGQPSGGFVVCQICGKKGHIALECFHRNNFSYQGQGNSEGVVPRKE, from the exons ATGTCGTTTAGTACTGTCAAGATTGAGAGTCTTTTGGGTATGATTACTGTGAAGCTTCATGATGATAATTTTGTCAAATGGAATTATCAGTTTCAATCTGTTCTTCGTGgatatgatttgtttgatttctATGATGGGGAATCGCAATGTCCACCTAAATTTTGTGTCACTGATGGAGCTGGAGTGACTAAGGAGATTTCCACGGCATATAAAGAATGGGTGAAAACTGATGTATCTTTGTTGAGTTTGCTAATTGCTACTCTCTCCGATGGAGCTATGGACTATGTTATTGGCTGTAAATCATCTCATGAAGCTTGGAAATGTATTCAAGAACGTTATGCTTCTGTTTCTGTTGTCAAGATTAATCAACTGAAGACTGAATTCCACACCATACAGAAAGGGGCTGATTCTGTGGATAAATATCTGTTACGTTTGAAGGGGATTCGAGATCAGTTGGTGGCTGCCGGTGAGAAGGTCACTGAGAATGACTTGGTCATTGCTGCGTTATCCGGATTACCATCAGAGTTTGAAACAATAAGGACAATCATTTTGGCTCGAGACACACCGATTTCATTGACAGATTTTCGAGCTCAACTTCTTGGGGCTGAAGCAAGTGTTGAGTCTCGAGTACAGAGTTTATCTCAGTCACTTGCTGCAATGTCTGTTCAAGGTCATGTTTCGCATTCTCAAGGTCAATTCCAAAGCTATAAGAAGGGTGAAAGCTCGGGGTTAAAAAGGTCACAAGATAATACTTTTGATGATGATGGCAGGTTTCATGGAGGATCTGGTTATGGCAGTAATGGGGGTAACAATTTCAGGTCCAACAATGGCAATAATGGAGGCAACAATTTTCGATCTTTCAATAAAAGGTACAATGGTGGAGGTAATAACTTTCGGTCTAATCCAGGCAACAGATTTGGTTCTACATTTCCTCATGATAATGGGAAAGGGTCTCAATTTACTGGGCCTCAAAATTCCTCCGGTGGCAGCAAGCAAAGTAATTCTTGGAGTGGGAATACTAATTACATATCTGCTATATCTCCAGAGTGTCAAATATGTTCAAGACGAGGTCACACGGCACCTAATTGCTATTATAGAACTGATAGTGGTCAACCTTCTGGAGGCTTTGTGGTTTGTCAAATCTGTGGCAAGAAGGGGCATATTGCTCTAGAATGTTTTCACAGAAATAATTTTTCATATCAAG GACAAGGCAACTCGGAGGGTGTTGTACCACGGAAAGAGTGA
- the LOC126628286 gene encoding uncharacterized protein LOC126628286 isoform X1, producing the protein MSFSTVKIESLLGMITVKLHDDNFVKWNYQFQSVLRGYDLFDFYDGESQCPPKFCVTDGAGVTKEISTAYKEWVKTDVSLLSLLIATLSDGAMDYVIGCKSSHEAWKCIQERYASVSVVKINQLKTEFHTIQKGADSVDKYLLRLKGIRDQLVAAGEKVTENDLVIAALSGLPSEFETIRTIILARDTPISLTDFRAQLLGAEASVESRVQSLSQSLAAMSVQGHVSHSQGQFQSYKKGESSGLKRSQDNTFDDDGRFHGGSGYGSNGGNNFRSNNGNNGGNNFRSFNKRYNGGGNNFRSNPGNRFGSTFPHDNGKGSQFTGPQNSSGGSKQSNSWSGNTNYISAISPECQICSRRGHTAPNCYYRTDSGQPSGGFVVCQICGKKGHIALECFHRNNFSYQGAPPPASLTAMTAQSSTTANEVPNVHDFASADTWVVDSGQGNSEGVVPRKE; encoded by the exons ATGTCGTTTAGTACTGTCAAGATTGAGAGTCTTTTGGGTATGATTACTGTGAAGCTTCATGATGATAATTTTGTCAAATGGAATTATCAGTTTCAATCTGTTCTTCGTGgatatgatttgtttgatttctATGATGGGGAATCGCAATGTCCACCTAAATTTTGTGTCACTGATGGAGCTGGAGTGACTAAGGAGATTTCCACGGCATATAAAGAATGGGTGAAAACTGATGTATCTTTGTTGAGTTTGCTAATTGCTACTCTCTCCGATGGAGCTATGGACTATGTTATTGGCTGTAAATCATCTCATGAAGCTTGGAAATGTATTCAAGAACGTTATGCTTCTGTTTCTGTTGTCAAGATTAATCAACTGAAGACTGAATTCCACACCATACAGAAAGGGGCTGATTCTGTGGATAAATATCTGTTACGTTTGAAGGGGATTCGAGATCAGTTGGTGGCTGCCGGTGAGAAGGTCACTGAGAATGACTTGGTCATTGCTGCGTTATCCGGATTACCATCAGAGTTTGAAACAATAAGGACAATCATTTTGGCTCGAGACACACCGATTTCATTGACAGATTTTCGAGCTCAACTTCTTGGGGCTGAAGCAAGTGTTGAGTCTCGAGTACAGAGTTTATCTCAGTCACTTGCTGCAATGTCTGTTCAAGGTCATGTTTCGCATTCTCAAGGTCAATTCCAAAGCTATAAGAAGGGTGAAAGCTCGGGGTTAAAAAGGTCACAAGATAATACTTTTGATGATGATGGCAGGTTTCATGGAGGATCTGGTTATGGCAGTAATGGGGGTAACAATTTCAGGTCCAACAATGGCAATAATGGAGGCAACAATTTTCGATCTTTCAATAAAAGGTACAATGGTGGAGGTAATAACTTTCGGTCTAATCCAGGCAACAGATTTGGTTCTACATTTCCTCATGATAATGGGAAAGGGTCTCAATTTACTGGGCCTCAAAATTCCTCCGGTGGCAGCAAGCAAAGTAATTCTTGGAGTGGGAATACTAATTACATATCTGCTATATCTCCAGAGTGTCAAATATGTTCAAGACGAGGTCACACGGCACCTAATTGCTATTATAGAACTGATAGTGGTCAACCTTCTGGAGGCTTTGTGGTTTGTCAAATCTGTGGCAAGAAGGGGCATATTGCTCTAGAATGTTTTCACAGAAATAATTTTTCATATCAAGGTGCTCCACCTCCTGCTTCCCTTACTGCAATGACTGCTCAGAGTTCTACTACTGCAAATGAAGTTCCGAATGTGCATGATTTTGCTTCAGCTGATACATGGGTTGTTGATTCAG GACAAGGCAACTCGGAGGGTGTTGTACCACGGAAAGAGTGA
- the LOC126628289 gene encoding uncharacterized protein LOC126628289, with protein MSGPSDRRFDLNLVEEAAPPSPDNIWRPSFVSPTGPLTVGDSVMKNDMTAAVVARNLLTPKDNRLLSKRSDELAVKDSLALSVQCAGSVFNMAQRLFARTRQVESLAAEVMSLKQEIRGLKHENKQLHRLAHDYATNMKRKLDQMKETDGQVLLDHQRFVGLFQRHLLPSSSGAVPRNEAPNDQPLMPPPSRVLSSTEAPNDPLPVPSLSGALPTAETSPKQPL; from the coding sequence atgtctggcccctccgaccgtcgttttgacttgaaccttgttgaagaggcagccccgccttctccagacaacatatggcgcccatccttcgtctcccctactggtcctcttaccgttggggattccgtgatgaagaatgatatgaccgctgcggtggtggccaggaaccttctcactcccaaagataacagactactttccaaacggtctgatgaattagctgttaaggattcgctggctctcagtgttcagtgtgcaggttctgtgtttaatatggcccaacgcctatttgctcgaacccgccaagttgaatccttggcggctgaagtgatgagtctcaaacaggagattagagggctcaagcatgagaataaacagttgcaccggctcgcacatgactatgctacaaacatgaagaggaagcttgaccagatgaaggaaactgatggtcaggttttacttgatcatcagagatttgtgggtttgttccaaaggcatttattgccttcgtcttctggggctgtaccgcgtaatgaagctccgaatgatcaacctctgatgcctcctccttctagggttctgtccagtactgaggctccaaatgatccccttccggtgccttctctttctggggctctaccgactgctgagacttctcctaagcaacctttgtga